Within the Flavobacterium sp. 9R genome, the region AAAAGCAACCAAATTAGGTATACCGATTTTGTCGGAGCAAGATTTTAAAAGGATGCTTAATGAAGATTGATAGGATATTAGTTGTACTGTATTTTGTTTTGTGTTGTATGGTGGGGGTATTGAGTATATTTCGCTTGGGCGAGATTATACTCTATTTAAAAGGCGCAATTGTTCTGGTAGTAGCACTCATTTTTTTTGTTCAAGAGTCAAAATTTAGCCCGGTCGTTGCAACCCTACTTTTACTATCTTTTTTTGGAGAAACCTATTATCTCTATGTTAAATCCTATACCGAAACTATTCCTATTGTACTTTTTCTATGTATAAATTTAATTTTCTTGGTACTTTCTTGGTTGGATGTTAAGGAAAAGGAATGGAGCCAAGCCGAGTTTTTTAAGCTAGTGGTGTTGATGGGACTATTGGGTGCTTTTGTATATATTATTTTGTCTTTGGATTTGAAACATACCAATGTGAATTTTGTTTTGTATATTATTTACAGTATAGTTTTCGTTGTCATGTTTATTTTGTCCTTTGCTAATTTTGTAAAAACCCATCAAAAGAGCAGCTTGTATTTAGTGCTTTTTGGTCTTAGTGTTTTTATTTCAGATTTGTCGTTCCTGCTGAATAATTATTTTATAAAGCTTGCTTTTCTAAGAATTGGAGGAAATCTGTCGCAAGTTTTGGGGTATTATCTAATGCTGAATTACTTTTTGGAGAGAAATAAAAAAGAAGAATTTATAAAAGTTGACAATTAAATAAGGCGGATTATGAAAGTAATCCGCCTTATTAAAAGTTATCTTGCTTTATTTTTAATTTTAGAAACCTACTGAAAATAGTTGTCTTTATACCATAATAGCTTTTCCTTTGGCGATGTTTTGTTTGTTATTGTCAAAATAGAAATCGATTCTTCCAAGGTGAATACCATAGCAACCGACTTGATTGACTAAAACTTCTTGGCCTGCAACGTTTTTTACAACAGTTGGTTTGTCTAGAAAAGTGTGGGTGTGGCCGCCAATAATCAAATCAATGTCTTGTGTTTTTTGAGCCAATTTCAAATCAGACACTTTGTTTTCGTCACTTTTCTTATAGTCATACCCAAGATGCGATAAACAAATTACCAAGTCGCATTTCTCCTCTTTTTTTAGGATGCGAGTCATATCCTGAGCAATTTCTATCGGATCGCGGTAAACCGTTTCTTTGTAGTTCTTTTTATCTACCAAACCTTGCAATTCGATTCCTAATCCAAAAACACCAATTTTGATTCCGTCTTTGTGAAAGATTTTATAAGGTTTGATGTGAGTGTCTAAGGCGGTGTTTTTGAAATCGTAATTGGCTGAAACAAAATCAAAATTAGCATGAGGCAATTGGGAATAAAAGCCCTCAATACCATTGTCAAAATCATGATTACCTAATGTAGCGAGATCATAGTGCATCATACTCATTAATTTCAACTCCAATTCTCCTCCGTAGTAGTTAAAATAGGGCGTTCCTTGGAAAACATCTCCAGCATCCAACAATAAAACGTTTGGATTTTCTTTTCGAATCGATTCGATTAAAGCAGCTCTTCTTGATACACCTCCCATATTGGCATTCCTTGGATCATCTGCCGGAAAGGGGTCAATGTGACTGTGAACGTCATTCGTATGTAGTATAGTTATTTTTTTTATTTCTGGCTTTGTAAAACTCATTAGAGGCAAACTTGGTAAAGCTAATAAAGCAGAACTAGCAGCGGTTTTTTGAATAAAATCTCTTCTTTTCATTTTATATTTTTTTACGTCGTAAAGGATCTTTGTTTTTTTTAATTTATTCTACTGCAATTCGAACTTCTTTTAGAACAGGTATGGTTTTTATTTCTTTGAAATAGTCAATCAATACATTGCGCAGTTTGTAATCCAAATCATAGGTTTGCGTTCCTTTTTGGAAAAAAGTCATATCGTCTCCTCCATTAGCCAAATAATCATTGGTGGCTACATAATAAACTTTTGAGATTTCAAGGGGATTTCCTTGTATTTTGATGTCTTTGGCTTGGTTGTTTTTATCGATAGTAAAAGTTAAACCAGCTAGAGGTTGTGCCTTTTGTGTTTTGATAAAATAACGAATCATATCCATTACTGTTTCTCCGTTCATGGCAATGACTACCAAACTATTTTCGAAAGGCATAATTTGAAAAGCGGTACGAGGCGTTACATCACCTTTAGGTAAGGCAGCACGAATACCACCGTGATTCAGGATGCAAATATCTATTTTCTTTTTTTCGCGAGCATACAAAATGGTATTGCCTCGAGCTACACAAGCGTCTGCCATTAAGTTGCCTAAGGTAGATTGCCATTTCCCAGTACTTTTGTCTATAGTTTCTGGACAAAAGGCGATAACCGAATTCAAATCAGCATCAATTTTCTCTCGATAAGGTGCAATATACTGCTCTATACTAGTTGTAGTAGCATATTTGTTAGTTATTGGAAGGCGTTTTCCTTCGATTTTTGTAACGGAATACGGAGTGGAAGCACATGAAAGAATTAAAAAAAATGTTAAGAATATAACAAAAAGTTTTAAAACACCATTATACTTTTTTAAATTTACCATTTGTAATGCGACTTAATTAATTAATTTTGAACCTCAGTAAAAGTAGTATGTTTTTGAATTATTTTAAAGATTATTTCTTAAAAAAGAAATTAAAAAACTACGTATCAAATGTGGCTGATGTAACATCTGATAATAAGGTTCAAACAGTTGGTATACTCGTAGATGAAACTGCTTTTTTTCAGACACTAGCATTAAAAGAAGCATTGGTTAATGCTGATTTTTTGGAAAAAAACATTGCAATTCTAGCCTTCAAAGCGGATGTGAAAAATAATCAGGTCAGTAATTATCCTGTTTTTAGTTGGGAACACATCAATTGGAGTTTTCAAATCCAAGAAGCTTCGGTCTTAGATTTCATTCAAAACCCTTTCGATGTATTAGTGAGTTATTATGATACGAATAACAGTTTCTTACAATGGATAACATACCAATCGAAAGCAAGTTTTAAAGTTGGATTCTTTAGTGTTGATAAACGTTTGAATCACATACTAATAAATACTGTGACACAAAATTACAAGCAATTCGTTCAAGAATTTGTTCGAATTTTACATTTATTTAATAAAATTTAATACCGTTATGCAAGCATTAATAGGCACAGGAGTTGCATTAGTAACACCTTTTAAATCAGATTTTTCAGTTGATACCGAGGCGTTGAAAAATATAGTTAATTTTTCTATAGAAAATGGAATCGAATATCTGGTTGTAATGGGGACAACTGCAGAAAATGCGACCCTAAGTGCAGAAGAAAAAGAACTAGTTATCAATACTGTAGTTGAAGTTAACAATGGAAGACTTCCTTTGGTTCTTGGTGTAGGAGGAAACAATACCTTACAAGTGGTAAACGAATTGAAAACAAGAGATTTCTCGGCTTTTGATGCTATTTTGTCTGTTTCTCCTTATTATAATAAACCGACTCAAGAAGGAATCTATCAGCATTTTAAAGCAATCTCAGAGGCATCTCCAATCCCAGTAGTTTTGTACAATGTTCCAGGAAGAACCTCAAGTAATATGTTACCATCAACGGTACTTCGCTTGGCAAATGACTTTTCTAATATTGTTGGTATCAAAGAAGCTGCTGGCGATTTAGTGCAAGCGATGAAAATCATGCAACACAAACCGAAAGATTTTTTGGTTATTTCTGGAGACGACATGATTGCTTTACCAATGGTTTTGGCAGGTGGAGCAGGGGTGATTTCTGTAATTGGTCAAGGTTTTCCAAAAGAATTTTCAGAAATGATTCGCCTTGGATTGAATAAAAAAGTAGACGCCGCTTTCGAAATTCAATACAAAATTGCAGATAGTATTGATATGATTTTTGAACAAGGAAATCCTGCTGGAATAAAAGAAGTATTCAAAACGCTGAAATTGGCTGAAAATGTAGTACGTCTGCCACTAGTTCCTGTTGATGATGCACTTTCTGAAAGAATCCAACACTTTGTTAAAAATTTTTAGAAAAAGACGCTGAAAACGTAAGCTTTTTTTTAAATAAAAATATATTTTGTAGTCGCTAAATTAATAACTAAATTTGCCACCCAAAGTTAAGTTGGATTTATAACTATTTGGTGCTAAATTGTAATAAAAGTAAAATAAATGAAGAAATTAGTTGCATTGTTACTACTAACGCTAGCTTTAGGTTCTTGCGGAGAATATCAAAAAGCATTAAAATCGGAAGATGTAGCTGTTAAGTATGAGTTGGCTGAAAAGCTCTATGATGCAGGGAAATACAGTAAAGCAATTCGACTTTTTGAACAAATAGCACCGGCATACAGAGGAAAACCTCAAGCAGAGAAAATGTTCTATATGTATTCTCAAGCGTACTATAAAACCAAACAATACTATTTAGCAGGATACCAGTTTGAAAGTTTTGCTTCCAACTACCCAAGAAGCGAAAAAGTGCAAGAAGCTGCCTATTTAGGAGCAAAATGCTACTCTATGTTGTCTCCAGTGTACAGTCTAGACCAAGTGGATACTTTCAAAGCCATAGAAAAACTTCAAAATTTTATAGATACCTATCCTAATTCTGAATATTTGCCGGAAGCAAATAAGACGATGCGTGTTTTAAATGATAAAATTGAGAAAAAAGTCTACGAGAATGCTATTGGTTACAATACCATTATGGATTACAAATCGGCACTAATTGCCCTTGATTTATTCATAGCCGACTATCCTGGAACGGCATTAAAAGAAAAAGCGTTGTATTATAAATTGGATTCTGCTTACCACTTGGCAATTAACAGTGTTCCTGAAAAAATGGAAGAGCGTTTACAAGTAGCTAAATTAGCCTACACAACCTTAATTCGTTACAAAGCGGATACCGAATACAAAGAAAAAGCTGACTCGATGTTGGCGAAAATTGAAACAGATTTACAAAAATTTACTAAATAAATAAAGTCATGGATTTAAAGAAGACGAATGCTCCAGTAAATACAATTACCTACAACAAAACTGTAATTGAAGAACCAACTGGTAATGTATATGAAGCAATAACCATTATGGCTAAGAGAGCAAACCAAATCAATTCTGAAATTAAAAAAGAATTGACTGAAAAATTAGAAGAGTTTGCTACTTATAATGATAGTCTTGAAGAAGTTTTTGAAAATAAGGAACAAATTGAAGTTTCTAAGTTTTACGAAAAATTACCAAAACCGCACGCTCTTGCTGTTCAAGAATGGTTAGATGGTAAAATCTACCATAGAGACGCAAACAAATAATTAAGTATTGATGTCTGTTTTAAATGGCAAAAAGGTTGTACTAGGTATTTCTGGTGGAATTGCTGCCTATAAAACCGCTTCGTTAGTACGTCTATTTATAAAGGCAGGTGCTCAGGTCCAAGTGATTATGACACCTGCTTCTAAGGATTTTGTAACTCCATTAACATTATCCGTTTTATCAAAAAATCCCGTCTATTCTACTTTTTACGATAAAGAGGTTGCCGATTCTTTAGCTCCTTCAGAGGAAGCAAAAGAGTTGTGGAACAATCATGTAGAATTGGGACTATGGGCCGATATAATGCTTATCGCCCCAGCTACTGCAAATACCTTGTCTAAAATGGCAAATGGTGTTTGTGATAATTTGCTTTTAGCAGTTTATTTATCTGCTAAATGCCCTGTCTATTTTGCGCCAGCAATGGATTTAGACATGTACAAACATCCTTCCACGCTTAATAGTTTTCAAAAACTTCTCGAGTTTGGTAACATAATGATTCCTGCAGAAAGCGGTGAATTAGCAAGTGGACTTTCAGGCGAAGGCAGAATGGCGGAACCAGAAAACATCATTGCTTTTATGGAGGCGCACATGCAACAGCAATTGCCTTTATACGGCAAATCAATTTTGATTACCGCTGGACCTACTTACGAGGCTATCGACCCTGTTCGTTTTATAGGAAATCATTCTTCTGGAAAAATGGGCTTTGATATTGCCAATAGGGCAGCCGAATTAGGTGCCAATGTTTTTTTGGTAACAGGGCCTACACATTGTAAACCGCTTTACACTTCTATTCAAGTCTTTCCGGTTGTTTCAGCAAAGCAAATGTATGAGCAATGTATCGAATTGTATGATAAAATGGATGTGGCTATCGCTGCTGCCGCTGTTGCCGATTACAGACCTAAAGCAGTTGCCCATCAGAAAATAAAAAAAGCAGCAGAAAATTTTGTCATCGAATTAGAAAAAACACAAGATATTTTGGCTTCTCTGGGTGCAGAAAAAAAACAGCAATTCTTAATCGGATTTGCGTTAGAAACGGAAAATGAAATTGAAAACGCCAAAAGTAAGATTCAAAGAAAGAATTTAGATTTAATTGTGCTGAATTCTTTGCAAGATGAAGGCGCTGGGTTTGGAAAATCAACGAATAAGATTACCTTTATTGACAAGAATTTTGTAGTAGAACCAATGGAGTTAAAATCCAAAGCGGCGGTAGCAACTGATATCCTAGATAAAGTTTGTGCTTTTTTTACTAAGTCATATAGATTTTAAATAAAAGATACTTTTCCTTTGTATTCGCCGTTTTCAATCAACAAATGTTTTGATTATGTATAGATGTATAAGCGTGTTTTTTTTAATAGTGCTCAGCAATTGCTTTATTTATGCCCAACAGCTAAATTGTTCTGTAGTTGTCAATGCACAAAAAGTTACGAATACCAATCAACAATTAATTAAGAATTTAGAAATAGCTCTTAATGAATTTGTAAATAAAACCGATTGGACGGGACAAACGCTAAAACAAAATGAAAGAATTAAGTGTTCCATGTTTATTACGCTTTCTTCAGTCAATTCAGATCAATTTTCGGGCACCATTCAAGTGCAATCGTCACGATTAATTTACAATTCTACTTACAGTTCGCCAGTTTTTAATTTTAATGATAAAGATTTTAATTTCAGATATGTTGAATTTGAAAATTTAATCTTTAACCCCTCAGTTTTTGAATCCAATTTGGTTTCTGTTTTAGCCTATTACTCTTATATAATATTAGGGCTGAATCTGGATACATTTGTGCCATTTGGAGGAAATACCCATCTAGAAACTGCTCAGAACATCCTAAATGTAGCCCAACAAGGCGGTTACAAGGGCTGGAGTCAATCGGACGGGATACAGAATCGCTTTTTCTTGACCAATGATTTACTTTCTCCAACTTTTGCACCGTATCGTCAAGCTTTAGCCGAGTACCATCAAGGACTTGATCAAATGAGCACAGATTTGAAAGCGGCCAAAGAAAAAATTAAAGCGGCTATTCTAAATTTATCAAAAATAAACCAAACCCGACCAAATGCCTTTTTGACTAGGGTCTTCTTTGATGCCAAAGCCGATGAAATTGCTTCAATCTTTTCTGGAGGACCTAGCATTACTATTGCCGATTTAGTCGAAACTTTAAACAAAATCTCTCCAATGAATGCTAGTAAATGGAGTCAAGTTAAATACTAATAACTCCTCTATTTTTGCCGTATATTAGTAGCTTTATTTAAAATACATTTTAATGATTACGTCACTTTCTATCAAAAATTTTGCTTTAATAGATCAACTAACTATTGATTTTACAAAAGGGTTATCTATCATTACGGGTGAAACGGGAGCGGGTAAGTCTATAATTCTTGGAGCTTTAGGATTAGTTTTAGGAAAAAGAGCAGACTTGTCTTCTCTAAAAAACACGGAGGAAAAATGTGTTATCGAAGCACATTTTGAGATCTCTAAATACAATTTGCAAGCTTTTTTTGAGGACAATGATTTGGATTATGAAGCGGATACCATTATTCGTAGAGAAATTTTGCCTTCAGGTAAATCAAGAGCTTTTATCAATGATAGCCCAGTTAATCTGCAAGAATTGCAAGAACTAAGCCTGTACTTAATCGACATCCATTCGCAACAACAAACCCAAGAATTGTCTGATGAGGCGGTACAATTTAAAATTATTGACGCAATTGCTGAGAATAAATCGGAACTTCTGAAATACCAAGAGGGGTTAAAAAAATACAAAACAGAAAAAGCGCTATTGGCTTCTTTGATAAAAAAACAAGGGGAGTCAATTAAAGAACAAGAGTACCATACTTTTTTATTAGAAGAATTGTTGTCAGCCAAACTTATGGATGGGGAACAAGAACAACTAGAAGAGGACTTTGAACGATTGAATAATGTGGAGACCATAAAGGAAGCAATTGACAAATCGCTAGCCATTGCAAATGAAGAAGAAATTGGAGTCTTGCATCATTTGAAAGAAATTAAAAGCACTTTTCAACGGATTACTCCTTTTAGCGCTAAATACCAAGAGTTGCAAGAGCGAATAAATAGTGTGATTATTGAATTTGATGATATTTGTTCAGAATTAAACCAACATGCCGAACTGGTGTTGAGTGATCCTGAGAAATTAGAATACACGAATCAAAAATTGCAACTAATCTATACGCTTCAAAAAAAGCATCAAGTGAAATCTGTGGCAGAACTGTTGGAGATTGAGAACGATTTAGACCAATCATTACTATCAATTAGTAACCTCGATGCTGAAATCGAAAAAATAAAAGCTGAAATCACTAGTCAAGAGCAAGAGCTAGATGGGGTGGCAATGGTGATTCACGAAAAACGCCTTCAGTCAATACCAGTTTTGACTTCTAAAATGACGCAAATTCTTGAGAATTTAGGAATGCCCAATGTTCGTTTCAAGATTGATTTAAATCAAGTAGCAACGTATTTTGCCAACGGCAAAGAAGAATTAAATTTTTTGTTTTCGGCCAATAAAGGTGGAGATTTTGGTTTGCTTAAAAAAGTGGCTTCTGGCGGTGAAATGTCCCGTATTATGTTAGCGGTCAAAGCAATTTTGGCACAATACTCTAAGTTACCGACCTTGATTTTTGACGAGATAGATACAGGTGTTTCTGGTGAAATTGCTATTCGAATGGGAGAAATCATGAAACAAATGAGTGCTAACATGCAAGTTTTTGCAATTACGCATTTACCCCAAATTGCTGCCAAAGGAGATTCGCATTTTAAAGTAGCTAAAAGTACTGTAGGAGAGGTGACTAACTCGGAATTGAAGTTGTTAACCGAGGAGGAAAGAGTGCTTGAAATTGCGCAAATGCTCTCTGGAACTGTCGTTTCTGAATCAGCCTTAAATCACGCCAAAGCCTTGCTGAACTAAAAAAATGGGCTA harbors:
- a CDS encoding lysoplasmalogenase family protein; its protein translation is MKIDRILVVLYFVLCCMVGVLSIFRLGEIILYLKGAIVLVVALIFFVQESKFSPVVATLLLLSFFGETYYLYVKSYTETIPIVLFLCINLIFLVLSWLDVKEKEWSQAEFFKLVVLMGLLGAFVYIILSLDLKHTNVNFVLYIIYSIVFVVMFILSFANFVKTHQKSSLYLVLFGLSVFISDLSFLLNNYFIKLAFLRIGGNLSQVLGYYLMLNYFLERNKKEEFIKVDN
- a CDS encoding bifunctional UDP-sugar hydrolase/5'-nucleotidase, translated to MKRRDFIQKTAASSALLALPSLPLMSFTKPEIKKITILHTNDVHSHIDPFPADDPRNANMGGVSRRAALIESIRKENPNVLLLDAGDVFQGTPYFNYYGGELELKLMSMMHYDLATLGNHDFDNGIEGFYSQLPHANFDFVSANYDFKNTALDTHIKPYKIFHKDGIKIGVFGLGIELQGLVDKKNYKETVYRDPIEIAQDMTRILKKEEKCDLVICLSHLGYDYKKSDENKVSDLKLAQKTQDIDLIIGGHTHTFLDKPTVVKNVAGQEVLVNQVGCYGIHLGRIDFYFDNNKQNIAKGKAIMV
- a CDS encoding 5'-nucleotidase C-terminal domain-containing protein, whose translation is MVNLKKYNGVLKLFVIFLTFFLILSCASTPYSVTKIEGKRLPITNKYATTTSIEQYIAPYREKIDADLNSVIAFCPETIDKSTGKWQSTLGNLMADACVARGNTILYAREKKKIDICILNHGGIRAALPKGDVTPRTAFQIMPFENSLVVIAMNGETVMDMIRYFIKTQKAQPLAGLTFTIDKNNQAKDIKIQGNPLEISKVYYVATNDYLANGGDDMTFFQKGTQTYDLDYKLRNVLIDYFKEIKTIPVLKEVRIAVE
- the dapA gene encoding 4-hydroxy-tetrahydrodipicolinate synthase — protein: MQALIGTGVALVTPFKSDFSVDTEALKNIVNFSIENGIEYLVVMGTTAENATLSAEEKELVINTVVEVNNGRLPLVLGVGGNNTLQVVNELKTRDFSAFDAILSVSPYYNKPTQEGIYQHFKAISEASPIPVVLYNVPGRTSSNMLPSTVLRLANDFSNIVGIKEAAGDLVQAMKIMQHKPKDFLVISGDDMIALPMVLAGGAGVISVIGQGFPKEFSEMIRLGLNKKVDAAFEIQYKIADSIDMIFEQGNPAGIKEVFKTLKLAENVVRLPLVPVDDALSERIQHFVKNF
- a CDS encoding outer membrane protein assembly factor BamD; its protein translation is MKKLVALLLLTLALGSCGEYQKALKSEDVAVKYELAEKLYDAGKYSKAIRLFEQIAPAYRGKPQAEKMFYMYSQAYYKTKQYYLAGYQFESFASNYPRSEKVQEAAYLGAKCYSMLSPVYSLDQVDTFKAIEKLQNFIDTYPNSEYLPEANKTMRVLNDKIEKKVYENAIGYNTIMDYKSALIALDLFIADYPGTALKEKALYYKLDSAYHLAINSVPEKMEERLQVAKLAYTTLIRYKADTEYKEKADSMLAKIETDLQKFTK
- a CDS encoding DNA-directed RNA polymerase subunit omega; translation: MDLKKTNAPVNTITYNKTVIEEPTGNVYEAITIMAKRANQINSEIKKELTEKLEEFATYNDSLEEVFENKEQIEVSKFYEKLPKPHALAVQEWLDGKIYHRDANK
- the coaBC gene encoding bifunctional phosphopantothenoylcysteine decarboxylase/phosphopantothenate--cysteine ligase CoaBC; amino-acid sequence: MSVLNGKKVVLGISGGIAAYKTASLVRLFIKAGAQVQVIMTPASKDFVTPLTLSVLSKNPVYSTFYDKEVADSLAPSEEAKELWNNHVELGLWADIMLIAPATANTLSKMANGVCDNLLLAVYLSAKCPVYFAPAMDLDMYKHPSTLNSFQKLLEFGNIMIPAESGELASGLSGEGRMAEPENIIAFMEAHMQQQLPLYGKSILITAGPTYEAIDPVRFIGNHSSGKMGFDIANRAAELGANVFLVTGPTHCKPLYTSIQVFPVVSAKQMYEQCIELYDKMDVAIAAAAVADYRPKAVAHQKIKKAAENFVIELEKTQDILASLGAEKKQQFLIGFALETENEIENAKSKIQRKNLDLIVLNSLQDEGAGFGKSTNKITFIDKNFVVEPMELKSKAAVATDILDKVCAFFTKSYRF
- a CDS encoding DUF4835 family protein; translated protein: MYRCISVFFLIVLSNCFIYAQQLNCSVVVNAQKVTNTNQQLIKNLEIALNEFVNKTDWTGQTLKQNERIKCSMFITLSSVNSDQFSGTIQVQSSRLIYNSTYSSPVFNFNDKDFNFRYVEFENLIFNPSVFESNLVSVLAYYSYIILGLNLDTFVPFGGNTHLETAQNILNVAQQGGYKGWSQSDGIQNRFFLTNDLLSPTFAPYRQALAEYHQGLDQMSTDLKAAKEKIKAAILNLSKINQTRPNAFLTRVFFDAKADEIASIFSGGPSITIADLVETLNKISPMNASKWSQVKY
- the recN gene encoding DNA repair protein RecN, whose product is MITSLSIKNFALIDQLTIDFTKGLSIITGETGAGKSIILGALGLVLGKRADLSSLKNTEEKCVIEAHFEISKYNLQAFFEDNDLDYEADTIIRREILPSGKSRAFINDSPVNLQELQELSLYLIDIHSQQQTQELSDEAVQFKIIDAIAENKSELLKYQEGLKKYKTEKALLASLIKKQGESIKEQEYHTFLLEELLSAKLMDGEQEQLEEDFERLNNVETIKEAIDKSLAIANEEEIGVLHHLKEIKSTFQRITPFSAKYQELQERINSVIIEFDDICSELNQHAELVLSDPEKLEYTNQKLQLIYTLQKKHQVKSVAELLEIENDLDQSLLSISNLDAEIEKIKAEITSQEQELDGVAMVIHEKRLQSIPVLTSKMTQILENLGMPNVRFKIDLNQVATYFANGKEELNFLFSANKGGDFGLLKKVASGGEMSRIMLAVKAILAQYSKLPTLIFDEIDTGVSGEIAIRMGEIMKQMSANMQVFAITHLPQIAAKGDSHFKVAKSTVGEVTNSELKLLTEEERVLEIAQMLSGTVVSESALNHAKALLN